The following proteins are co-located in the Methylomonas sp. 11b genome:
- a CDS encoding GumC family protein — protein MMLPYRHDFHIVGDDFYRSNPTPWPRRLRRRTLFLLVLLPLLLITEIYVFLQPAIFESRALVLTTAATDIDQTHAEADLEHVNIQKQVLLGQPVLEKTADTLKQQNDIEHPSVNQLKELFQVKPVAETNLVQLAAEGSHPQFLQMALNTWIKTYQQIRAEYIAEITDKASTSIKSELTRLEQQVRDKRQDIESFRLQHDILSLESTDNEAHARLQGLNNSLNAALEEEAKAKAKLDAIRAAIAEGKAVVPEADSQSLAVLTQQAERLRERLEAQRSQYTDEYIEFHPSLRNLKAQLAELDEKIASKEQAGSSYATQEAENAYGAAHRTVLTIQKQMAEHKQKATEYTNQFAKHQAMLEELVKLEELLQQTKQRLVEIDVKQRQSNPQLDVVDWASLPDKPVKPDYGQDAGIAGAASLAIALLVVWLNDYLNKEPTLTTINSVTEFQIYQQSEPKLENQAGHRTVETERRHRLRRADDPKQLPNETTDS, from the coding sequence GTGATGCTTCCATATCGCCATGATTTCCACATCGTCGGAGACGATTTTTACCGTTCCAATCCAACGCCTTGGCCACGCCGCTTAAGGCGTAGAACCTTATTCTTGCTGGTACTTCTGCCTTTACTGCTGATTACCGAAATCTATGTATTTCTACAGCCGGCCATTTTTGAAAGCCGAGCCTTAGTATTGACGACCGCGGCAACCGACATTGATCAAACTCATGCAGAGGCGGACCTGGAGCATGTCAACATTCAAAAGCAGGTCTTGCTGGGACAACCGGTATTGGAAAAAACCGCCGACACGCTGAAGCAGCAGAATGATATTGAGCATCCCAGTGTCAACCAGCTAAAAGAGCTGTTCCAAGTAAAACCGGTAGCGGAAACCAATCTGGTGCAATTGGCAGCGGAAGGCTCGCATCCGCAATTTCTACAAATGGCCTTAAATACTTGGATCAAAACCTACCAACAAATTCGCGCGGAGTACATCGCCGAAATCACCGATAAAGCGAGTACCTCGATCAAATCGGAATTGACTCGCCTCGAACAACAAGTGCGCGACAAACGCCAGGACATTGAATCGTTTAGATTGCAGCATGACATTCTCTCCCTGGAGAGCACCGATAACGAGGCCCACGCCCGCTTGCAAGGTTTAAATAATTCCTTGAATGCCGCGTTGGAAGAAGAAGCGAAAGCCAAGGCCAAACTGGACGCCATTCGTGCAGCCATCGCAGAAGGCAAAGCTGTGGTACCGGAAGCCGATTCGCAAAGTCTGGCAGTGTTAACCCAGCAAGCCGAACGCCTGCGCGAACGCCTGGAAGCGCAAAGAAGCCAATACACCGACGAATACATCGAATTCCACCCCAGCTTGCGCAATTTAAAAGCCCAATTGGCCGAGCTGGATGAAAAAATCGCCAGCAAGGAACAAGCAGGCTCGAGCTATGCCACGCAAGAAGCCGAAAACGCCTACGGCGCAGCACATCGCACCGTTCTGACCATTCAAAAACAAATGGCCGAGCATAAACAAAAAGCCACGGAATACACCAATCAATTCGCCAAACACCAAGCCATGCTGGAAGAATTGGTTAAATTGGAGGAATTATTACAGCAAACCAAACAACGCTTGGTGGAAATCGACGTCAAACAACGCCAAAGCAATCCGCAATTGGACGTCGTGGATTGGGCATCACTACCCGATAAGCCGGTGAAACCCGATTACGGACAGGACGCCGGCATCGCCGGCGCTGCCAGCCTGGCAATCGCGTTACTGGTGGTCTGGCTTAACGATTATCTGAATAAGGAGCCGACGCTGACCACGATAAATTCGGTCACCGAATTTCAAATCTACCAGCAAAGCGAGCCCAAGTTGGAGAACCAAGCCGGTCACCGCACTGTCGAGACAGAACGGCGTCATAGGCTGCGCCGCGCGGACGATCCCAAGCAATTACCGAACGAAACCACCGATTCATAG
- a CDS encoding HD-GYP domain-containing protein: MADKEDGILRIHVYELRVGMCVSRLEAPTADSPFLLDRIVIESHADIQAIQAICDYVYIDVKYQKSFSGAIPTRNTEARKHLSFARSFNQTANTFQRTGNLIKTVMDDIRFGNQFSVSAVKQAVSECVDKVLENPDTMLLLTQIKDQDQYTAQHSMNVCILSILLGRELNLSVEELNKLGFCGLMHDVGKMKIPLEILNKPGSLEDYEMDIMRKHTLYGRNVLMSARNVYPGAVDVAYDHHEHLAGTGYPRGLNKTTLSIFTKLVAVVDTYDAITSDRVYQRGKPHLMALGILVKGMGQQFEANYVTQFINCIGFYPQGNLVELSSGEIGLIVEQNKADRLKPKILLIQDGNKNPIEEKILDLSLNIADASGKRYGVKQVIRPQDCGVDLAKYYQDGKFTKEYAVVG; this comes from the coding sequence ATGGCAGATAAAGAGGATGGAATACTCAGAATTCATGTATATGAACTGAGAGTTGGTATGTGCGTAAGCCGTTTGGAAGCGCCGACGGCAGATTCACCTTTTTTATTGGATAGAATTGTTATTGAAAGCCATGCGGATATTCAGGCCATTCAGGCGATTTGTGATTATGTCTATATCGATGTCAAATACCAAAAATCCTTCTCCGGCGCGATTCCAACCAGAAACACTGAAGCGCGTAAACATCTGAGTTTTGCGCGATCTTTTAACCAAACCGCCAATACCTTTCAACGCACCGGTAATTTAATTAAAACGGTGATGGACGATATTCGTTTCGGTAATCAATTTAGTGTCAGTGCGGTTAAACAAGCTGTTTCCGAGTGTGTCGATAAAGTATTGGAAAACCCCGATACCATGCTATTACTGACACAGATTAAAGATCAGGATCAATATACCGCGCAACATAGTATGAATGTGTGCATATTGTCGATTCTGCTAGGGCGTGAGTTAAATTTATCAGTGGAAGAACTGAATAAATTAGGTTTTTGCGGCTTGATGCACGATGTCGGCAAAATGAAAATACCTTTAGAGATACTCAATAAACCAGGCTCTTTAGAAGACTATGAGATGGATATAATGCGTAAACACACGCTATACGGACGCAATGTGTTAATGTCGGCCCGTAATGTCTATCCCGGTGCGGTCGACGTTGCCTACGATCATCATGAACATTTGGCCGGCACCGGTTATCCGAGAGGTTTGAACAAAACGACCTTATCGATATTTACCAAGCTGGTAGCGGTGGTCGATACCTACGATGCCATCACCAGCGACCGGGTGTATCAGCGCGGTAAGCCGCATCTTATGGCGTTGGGGATTTTGGTAAAAGGGATGGGGCAGCAATTTGAAGCTAATTATGTTACGCAGTTTATTAACTGTATTGGCTTTTATCCGCAAGGTAATTTAGTCGAATTAAGCAGCGGCGAAATTGGCTTAATCGTCGAGCAAAATAAAGCCGATAGGCTAAAGCCAAAAATATTACTGATTCAAGATGGTAATAAAAATCCTATTGAAGAGAAGATACTCGATCTATCCTTGAATATTGCCGATGCAAGCGGTAAGCGCTATGGAGTCAAACAGGTGATAAGGCCGCAGGATTGCGGTGTCGATTTAGCCAAATATTATCAAGACGGCAAATTTACGAAAGAATATGCGGTAGTTGGCTAA
- a CDS encoding DUF3391 domain-containing protein, whose product MVKKININQLRKGMFVCGTDRKWIDTPFFRTKFLISSDKQINTLKEYCQTVSIDTGKGIDVEKPAETDIIDSGGSAATEMRSRAKENDSAYPVNCIVELQTDELAIVVKENSQFPQRPLLKVITNPQKQLLFQERLLDLADEQQNQINIVRVLASDEPIIELLKMFVELEKT is encoded by the coding sequence ATGGTTAAAAAAATTAATATTAACCAGCTCAGAAAAGGCATGTTTGTTTGCGGCACTGATCGGAAATGGATAGATACACCTTTCTTTCGAACCAAATTTCTGATTTCATCTGATAAACAAATTAATACTTTAAAAGAGTATTGCCAAACCGTTTCTATCGATACCGGCAAAGGTATCGATGTGGAAAAGCCCGCTGAAACCGACATAATCGATTCCGGCGGTTCTGCGGCTACGGAGATGCGCAGCCGCGCCAAGGAAAATGATTCTGCTTACCCTGTTAATTGCATCGTCGAATTGCAGACTGATGAACTAGCTATAGTGGTCAAGGAAAATTCACAATTTCCCCAGCGTCCATTATTAAAGGTGATCACCAATCCGCAGAAACAATTGCTGTTCCAAGAACGCCTGCTTGATCTGGCCGATGAGCAGCAAAACCAGATCAACATAGTCAGAGTGTTGGCTAGTGATGAACCGATTATCGAGCTACTGAAAATGTTTGTCGAACTGGAAAAAACTTAG
- the waaC gene encoding lipopolysaccharide heptosyltransferase I, whose translation MKIAIVKLSALGDIVHAMAALQFIKAALPLAQIDWIVEERFAGVLADNPHLDNILGVNLKALKTDKWRVFAELSKIRAYAEQGYDLVLDAQGLIKSAVVARLLSANCVGFDQDSIREKWAAFFYSRHVAYPYDANTIDRNVAVLTQPLGLNVTTEQIQAKQPFLFFQPPQTALDKYFPAGQPNIILVIGSTWPSRNYPLEKFLQVIFGLEANFLISWGNEKEHWMAQWLAERSLARVLPQLSLNDLKAALAKADLVIGNDTGPTHMAWGLNRPSITLFGPTPVSRIYQTDINKALKSPSQVNPFKLDKNDFSIAEIDPRAVIALSNELFGKTQQLA comes from the coding sequence ATGAAAATTGCCATCGTCAAGCTGTCAGCCTTGGGCGACATCGTGCATGCGATGGCAGCCTTGCAATTCATCAAAGCCGCATTGCCGCTGGCACAAATCGACTGGATCGTCGAGGAACGCTTCGCCGGCGTGCTGGCCGACAATCCACATCTGGATAATATTTTAGGTGTAAATTTAAAAGCCTTGAAAACCGACAAATGGCGCGTCTTTGCCGAGCTAAGCAAAATACGCGCTTATGCCGAGCAGGGCTACGACTTAGTTCTGGATGCGCAAGGTTTGATTAAGTCCGCAGTGGTCGCGCGTTTGCTGTCGGCCAATTGCGTGGGTTTCGATCAGGATTCGATCCGGGAAAAATGGGCGGCTTTTTTTTACAGCCGGCATGTCGCGTACCCTTACGACGCCAATACCATTGATCGAAATGTCGCCGTACTGACCCAGCCGCTGGGTCTGAATGTGACAACTGAGCAAATCCAGGCAAAGCAACCGTTTTTGTTTTTTCAGCCGCCGCAAACCGCGTTGGATAAGTATTTTCCAGCCGGTCAGCCCAACATCATTCTGGTCATTGGCTCTACTTGGCCCAGCCGTAACTACCCTTTAGAAAAATTTCTACAGGTCATCTTCGGCCTGGAAGCTAATTTTCTGATCAGTTGGGGCAACGAGAAGGAACACTGGATGGCGCAGTGGCTGGCCGAACGCAGCCTGGCACGGGTATTACCGCAATTGAGCCTCAATGATTTGAAAGCGGCGCTGGCCAAAGCCGACTTAGTGATCGGTAACGATACCGGGCCCACCCACATGGCTTGGGGTTTGAATCGGCCGTCGATTACCTTGTTCGGACCAACGCCGGTCAGCCGGATTTACCAAACCGACATCAATAAAGCGTTGAAGTCGCCTTCACAGGTCAATCCATTCAAACTCGATAAAAACGATTTCTCCATTGCCGAAATCGATCCTCGCGCCGTCATTGCCCTGAGTAATGAACTATTCGGCAAGACCCAACAACTCGCCTGA
- the waaF gene encoding lipopolysaccharide heptosyltransferase II, with the protein MVMAQSLFITLKQQHPACLIDVLAPAWSLPLLERMPEVHKGLTMPLGHGQFDLRGRIRIGRELQSQRYDQAIVLPNSWKSALIPFFAHIAKRTGYIGELRRGLLNDVRTLDKSALTMTVQRFVALGLPNEAPQPPTYEFPRLTITTEQQLNVCKKFEITGADLIEIPHPSAQLEGSEELRPIVSKILALCPGAEFGPAKRWPAEHYAAVARQKEEQGWQVWLFGSEKDKAVAEQINDLSGGVCRNFAGITSLADAVDLLSLADAVVSNDSGLMHVAAALDKKLIAVYGSSDPGFTPPLHPKAEILDLHLECSPCFKRECPLGHTRCLTEIRPEQVLAALDA; encoded by the coding sequence ATGGTGATGGCGCAAAGCCTGTTCATCACCCTTAAGCAACAACATCCCGCTTGTCTCATTGATGTGCTGGCCCCGGCTTGGTCCTTGCCTCTATTGGAGCGCATGCCGGAAGTGCATAAAGGTCTGACGATGCCGCTGGGCCACGGGCAATTTGATTTGCGCGGGCGTATCCGCATAGGCCGGGAATTGCAAAGTCAGCGTTACGATCAGGCGATTGTACTGCCCAACTCCTGGAAGTCAGCGCTGATTCCGTTTTTTGCGCACATTGCTAAACGGACCGGTTATATCGGCGAACTACGCCGCGGCCTGTTGAACGATGTTCGCACGCTAGATAAATCAGCGCTGACCATGACCGTGCAGCGCTTCGTCGCACTGGGCTTGCCGAACGAAGCGCCTCAGCCGCCAACTTACGAATTTCCGAGGTTGACTATCACGACCGAGCAACAATTAAACGTCTGCAAAAAATTCGAGATTACCGGTGCGGATTTAATCGAAATCCCCCACCCCAGCGCCCAGCTTGAGGGTTCGGAGGAATTACGCCCTATCGTCAGCAAAATCCTAGCGCTATGTCCAGGAGCGGAGTTTGGCCCCGCAAAGCGCTGGCCAGCCGAACATTACGCCGCCGTCGCCCGGCAAAAGGAAGAACAAGGCTGGCAAGTCTGGTTGTTCGGATCGGAAAAAGACAAAGCAGTCGCCGAGCAAATCAATGACTTATCGGGCGGCGTTTGCCGCAACTTCGCCGGCATTACCTCGCTGGCCGATGCGGTGGACTTGCTGTCCTTGGCTGACGCCGTCGTCAGTAACGATTCGGGTCTGATGCACGTCGCGGCCGCACTGGATAAAAAACTGATCGCGGTTTATGGCTCTTCCGACCCCGGCTTTACCCCGCCGCTGCATCCCAAGGCGGAGATTCTGGATTTACACCTAGAGTGTTCGCCGTGCTTTAAGCGTGAGTGTCCGTTAGGCCATACTCGCTGCTTGACGGAAATCCGGCCGGAACAGGTACTGGCGGCATTGGACGCCTAA
- a CDS encoding branched-chain amino acid transaminase: MATMDDRDGLIWLDGKWVDWRDAKVHVLTHTLHYGCGVFEGLRAYKTDAGTAIFKLAEHTDRLFRSAHIMNMKMPFSKEEINQAHRDAVAKNNLDSAYIRSMVFFGSEGMGLRADNLKVHVMVAAWTWGAYLGAENMEKGIRIRTSSYTRNHVNSTMCKAKANGNYINSILALQEALSTGYDEALLLDHEGFCAEGSGENLFIVRNGKIYTPETTSALEGITRDTLITIAREQGYEVIEKRITRDEVYVADEAFFTGSAAEVTPIRQYDNRDIGAGSRGPITEKLQALYFDYVQGRRADHKEWLTLVS, from the coding sequence ATGGCAACGATGGATGATAGAGACGGGTTGATTTGGCTAGACGGAAAATGGGTTGATTGGCGCGATGCAAAAGTCCACGTATTAACTCATACCCTGCATTACGGCTGCGGCGTCTTTGAGGGCTTACGCGCGTATAAAACTGATGCCGGCACCGCGATTTTCAAGCTGGCCGAGCACACTGATCGCTTGTTTCGTTCCGCGCATATCATGAACATGAAAATGCCGTTCTCTAAAGAAGAGATTAACCAGGCGCATCGCGACGCGGTTGCCAAAAACAATCTGGACAGCGCCTACATCCGCAGCATGGTGTTTTTCGGCTCCGAAGGCATGGGCCTGCGCGCCGACAATCTGAAAGTACACGTGATGGTCGCCGCGTGGACCTGGGGCGCGTATCTGGGCGCGGAAAACATGGAAAAAGGCATCCGCATCCGTACCTCGTCCTATACCCGTAACCACGTCAACAGCACGATGTGCAAAGCCAAAGCAAACGGCAATTACATCAATTCGATCCTGGCCTTGCAGGAAGCCTTGTCCACCGGCTATGACGAAGCTTTGTTGCTGGACCACGAAGGTTTTTGCGCGGAAGGCAGCGGCGAGAACTTGTTCATCGTCCGTAACGGCAAAATCTACACCCCGGAAACGACATCGGCTTTGGAAGGTATCACCCGCGATACCTTGATCACCATCGCTCGCGAACAAGGCTACGAAGTGATCGAAAAACGCATCACCCGTGACGAAGTCTATGTCGCCGACGAAGCCTTCTTCACCGGTTCCGCCGCCGAAGTAACGCCAATTCGCCAATACGACAACCGCGACATCGGCGCCGGCAGCCGCGGCCCGATCACCGAAAAGCTGCAAGCCTTGTATTTCGACTACGTCCAAGGCCGTCGTGCCGACCATAAGGAATGGCTGACGCTCGTTTCTTAA
- a CDS encoding DUF3526 domain-containing protein: protein MMPLIAIEWLRFKRNTLNLWVTGLFLLVMLGSAVWSGLAAREFRQHGTAAPQTVNAMSNQAEMHDAPKAADHTPKANAFSASAAAPPLRLPALSGLALSVRQLDFLSTGIKISTRSRHTDGRNSDQLFNPMLHELGMLDFATVFALLTPLMVIALSYGLVQEDRESGVWRLVCTQMSAPWRLVCAALSVRYSVVVLVVFSSSLLALWLDPEFSADTLAYWLVFTGIYTLVWFGIAGLFLLLPFSSGAAAIGMLGVWLILTFAGPALLTWAADQHAQMPSRLASIIAIRQFQEQNNQQRQALLAQWYSNHPDLTMPQTGKELPREIAGLPAGLVLDQQIRPVMYRFDSARQAQFEFLEAWSWLSPALAAVQMADRLAGIDAPRYAEYIQAVNHFEDQWRDYFVPKIMTDSAWSDEHSHDQPRFAFAHPANPAACQSLIAGQAALAFVLLAVLFGSRRRFAKA, encoded by the coding sequence ATGATGCCATTAATCGCCATCGAATGGCTGCGTTTTAAACGCAACACCTTAAACCTGTGGGTGACAGGGTTATTTCTGCTCGTGATGCTGGGTAGCGCAGTCTGGTCGGGTTTGGCTGCGCGCGAATTCCGTCAACACGGCACGGCAGCGCCGCAGACCGTCAACGCTATGTCTAATCAAGCGGAGATGCATGACGCCCCGAAAGCGGCGGATCACACGCCCAAAGCCAATGCCTTCTCCGCCAGCGCCGCCGCGCCGCCTTTGCGGCTGCCGGCCCTGAGCGGTTTGGCCTTGAGCGTACGGCAACTGGACTTTTTAAGTACCGGCATCAAAATCTCCACCCGCAGCCGCCACACCGACGGTCGTAACAGCGATCAGTTGTTCAACCCAATGCTGCATGAGTTGGGTATGCTGGATTTTGCCACCGTGTTCGCGCTACTGACGCCGTTAATGGTGATTGCCTTGAGCTACGGCTTGGTGCAGGAGGACCGAGAGAGTGGAGTCTGGCGACTGGTCTGCACACAAATGTCGGCACCCTGGCGCTTGGTGTGTGCAGCGCTGAGCGTGCGGTACAGCGTGGTAGTACTGGTAGTTTTCAGCAGTTCGCTGTTGGCGCTATGGCTCGATCCCGAATTTAGCGCGGATACACTGGCTTATTGGCTGGTGTTCACAGGCATATACACACTGGTGTGGTTTGGCATCGCCGGCCTGTTTCTGCTGCTGCCCTTCTCCTCAGGGGCGGCGGCCATCGGCATGCTTGGCGTCTGGTTGATACTGACCTTTGCCGGCCCGGCCTTGCTGACCTGGGCAGCCGACCAACATGCGCAGATGCCTTCCCGGCTGGCGAGCATCATCGCCATCCGCCAGTTCCAGGAGCAAAACAATCAACAACGCCAAGCGCTGCTGGCGCAGTGGTATAGCAATCATCCCGACCTGACGATGCCGCAAACAGGCAAAGAGTTACCGCGCGAAATCGCCGGTTTGCCTGCCGGCTTGGTTCTGGATCAACAGATCAGACCGGTGATGTACCGCTTCGACAGCGCCCGCCAAGCGCAATTCGAGTTTTTGGAAGCGTGGTCTTGGCTGTCGCCGGCGCTGGCAGCTGTGCAAATGGCGGATAGGCTGGCCGGCATCGATGCGCCGCGCTATGCTGAGTATATTCAGGCGGTCAATCACTTTGAAGATCAATGGCGCGACTATTTCGTACCGAAGATCATGACCGATAGCGCTTGGAGCGATGAGCACAGTCACGATCAACCACGCTTTGCATTTGCGCATCCGGCAAATCCGGCGGCTTGTCAAAGCTTGATTGCCGGACAAGCGGCGTTGGCGTTTGTGTTGTTGGCGGTACTCTTCGGCTCACGCCGGCGCTTTGCCAAAGCCTGA
- a CDS encoding DUF3526 domain-containing protein, translating into MIKTIIRKEFLATLRDGRLLTLGVALLLLFVGFFLASAYELQQLRAEKHSVGSTAKEQWNTQSVKNPHSAAHYGIYVFKQDTPVAALDPGLRPYIGQSLWLEPHKRNLTRFSPAADQVLAGRFGQATTSFVLTALLPLLIVALTFNSISQERESGTLRMLHSLGVHAGQLLFGKLLGLLSAFALVLAPALLVAAVILLGHFAFTLDDVLRLLVLMLLLNLYYGVFAAVAIAASASFNTSRTTLFCLLGFWLASVFIAPRLGAVSAELLAPNPSASEFWREIKDDIDHGLEHDGDHEQRAKAFEAQVLAQYGVSRKEDLPVGFVSLSRQHNDAYSVKVHTLHFDALRDNFIKQQHLSHLASWLGPSLALRSLSMTLAGTDLTHQRHFEDAAEQYRHYFINLTEDWDRERSRGTERKATGAETDWRSVADFSYQAPDIGFALQAAQLDLWVLLLWLGLSVGLLGLSARRLVP; encoded by the coding sequence ATGATCAAGACCATCATCCGCAAAGAATTTCTCGCCACACTGCGCGACGGCCGCTTGCTGACTTTGGGCGTAGCGCTATTGCTATTGTTTGTTGGCTTTTTCCTGGCATCAGCCTACGAATTGCAGCAATTGCGCGCGGAAAAACACAGCGTCGGCAGCACCGCCAAAGAACAGTGGAATACTCAGAGTGTGAAAAACCCGCACTCTGCCGCGCATTACGGCATCTACGTGTTTAAGCAAGACACGCCGGTGGCGGCCCTGGATCCGGGTTTGCGACCTTATATCGGCCAGTCTTTATGGTTGGAGCCGCATAAGCGCAATCTGACCCGGTTCAGCCCGGCAGCGGACCAAGTGTTAGCCGGCCGCTTCGGTCAAGCCACAACCAGCTTTGTGTTGACCGCGCTATTGCCGCTATTGATTGTGGCATTGACTTTTAACTCGATCAGCCAGGAACGCGAATCCGGCACGTTGCGAATGTTGCATAGCTTGGGCGTACATGCCGGGCAGTTGTTGTTCGGCAAATTGCTGGGCTTGCTGAGCGCGTTTGCCCTGGTCTTGGCACCGGCGCTGTTGGTAGCCGCCGTGATACTACTGGGCCACTTCGCATTTACGCTGGACGACGTGCTGCGCCTGCTGGTTTTGATGCTGCTGTTGAATCTGTACTACGGCGTCTTCGCCGCAGTCGCCATCGCCGCTTCCGCATCTTTCAACACCAGCCGCACCACCTTGTTTTGCCTGCTGGGCTTTTGGCTGGCCAGCGTATTTATCGCCCCGCGCCTGGGGGCGGTAAGCGCGGAATTGCTAGCGCCCAATCCCAGCGCCAGCGAATTTTGGAGGGAAATTAAGGACGATATCGATCATGGTTTGGAACACGACGGCGATCATGAGCAGCGTGCCAAGGCCTTCGAGGCGCAAGTGTTGGCTCAGTACGGCGTGTCTCGCAAAGAAGATTTGCCGGTCGGTTTCGTATCCTTAAGTCGTCAGCATAACGACGCCTATTCCGTTAAGGTTCACACCCTGCATTTCGACGCCTTACGCGACAATTTTATTAAACAACAACACTTGAGCCATCTGGCTTCCTGGCTGGGCCCCAGCCTGGCGCTACGGTCTTTATCCATGACCTTGGCCGGTACGGATTTAACCCATCAACGGCATTTCGAGGACGCCGCCGAGCAATATCGTCACTATTTTATCAATCTGACCGAAGACTGGGACCGCGAACGCAGCCGTGGCACGGAGCGCAAGGCCACCGGTGCCGAGACCGATTGGCGTAGCGTCGCGGATTTTAGTTATCAAGCACCGGACATCGGTTTCGCCTTACAGGCCGCACAGTTGGATCTATGGGTGTTATTGCTGTGGCTGGGCTTATCGGTGGGCTTATTAGGCCTTTCCGCACGGAGGCTGGTGCCATGA
- a CDS encoding ABC transporter ATP-binding protein, with protein sequence MTTISPVLAANNLVVEYRQHRAVDNLNLQIPKGCVYALLGGNGAGKSTTISTFLTFNRPNSGQVLIEGESPHANPDLVRAKLAYLPENVALYDVMSGLENLTYFCTLAHIRLSSEQAHSLLLDSGLQADAHQKRVAAYSKGMRQKVGLAIASAKQAKAMLLDEPTSGLDPSAANDFAQRIRAAADRGMAVLMATHDLFNAKQVADRIGIMKSGRLVEEFDAHTVQHDELEQKYLAHARGLA encoded by the coding sequence ATGACTACAATTTCCCCCGTTTTAGCCGCAAACAACCTGGTTGTCGAATACCGACAGCACCGCGCGGTCGATAACTTAAACCTACAAATTCCCAAGGGCTGTGTGTATGCACTGCTAGGCGGCAATGGCGCCGGCAAGTCTACGACCATCAGCACTTTTTTGACTTTCAATCGCCCCAACAGCGGCCAGGTGCTGATAGAAGGCGAATCGCCACACGCCAATCCCGATCTGGTGCGGGCAAAACTGGCCTATCTGCCGGAAAACGTCGCGCTATATGACGTGATGAGCGGCCTAGAGAATTTGACCTATTTTTGCACCTTGGCCCATATTCGTTTGAGCAGCGAGCAAGCCCACAGCTTATTGCTGGACAGCGGTTTGCAAGCCGATGCCCATCAGAAACGGGTGGCGGCCTATTCAAAAGGTATGCGGCAAAAAGTCGGTTTGGCTATCGCCTCCGCCAAGCAAGCCAAAGCCATGTTGCTGGACGAACCGACCTCGGGCCTGGACCCGAGCGCCGCCAACGATTTTGCCCAACGCATCCGCGCTGCCGCCGATCGCGGCATGGCAGTGCTGATGGCGACGCACGATTTGTTCAACGCCAAACAAGTCGCCGACCGCATCGGCATCATGAAAAGCGGCCGGCTGGTGGAAGAATTCGACGCCCACACCGTGCAACACGACGAACTGGAGCAAAAATATCTGGCTCATGCCCGGGGGTTGGCATGA